The Vicia villosa cultivar HV-30 ecotype Madison, WI linkage group LG1, Vvil1.0, whole genome shotgun sequence genome includes a region encoding these proteins:
- the LOC131640523 gene encoding aldehyde dehydrogenase family 3 member F1, whose product MRPSPHHKNPCSTDTVCLHIDSVVENNNNNKNQHINPTMNNNTGMEVEETVRELSQYFKTGKTKSVAWRKNQLQALLDLVHENEDAISKALNQDLGKHPVEAYRDEIGGVEKSAQNSLNSVEKWMAPKKSSMPLLFFPSKGELLPEPLGVVLIFSSWNFPIVLALDPIIGAISAGNVVLIKPSEQAPACSSFLANTIPRYLDTNAVKVVEGGGDVCEKLLQHKFDKIFFTGSPRVASIVMTSAARNLTPVTLELGGKCPAIFDYLSNPSDFKMAVKRIVGAKWGICSGQACIGIDYVLVEEKHSSELIELLKKFVRIFYGDNMIESKVLSRIVNKQHFQRLCNLLKDPLVAASIVHGGSVDEANLFIEPTILLDPPLDAEIMTEEIFGPFLPVITVNKIQESIEFINSKPKPLAIYAFTKNEAFKRKIVSETSSGSVTFNDTLVQFLCDTLPFGGVGQSGIGRYHGKYSFDTFSHEKAVMHRYLCLEIEPRYPPWSKFKLEFIRLAYRFNYFGLALHMLGLKKQN is encoded by the exons ATGAGACCCTCACCACACCATAAAAATCCATGTTCCACAGACACAGTGTGTTTACACATAGACAGTGTTGtagaaaacaacaacaacaacaaaaatcaacACATTAATCCTACAATGAACAACAATACTGGCATGGAAGTTGAGGAGACTGTAAGAGAGTTGAGTCAATACTTCAAAACAGGAAAAACAAAAAGTGTTGCATGGAGAAAAAACCAGCTCCAAGCTTTACTTGACCTTGTTCATGAAAATGAAGATGCTATATCTAAAGCTCTTAACCAAGATCTTGGGAAGCACCCTGTTGAAGCTTACCGCGACGAG ATTGGAGGGGTAGAAAAATCAGCACAAAACTCTTTGAACAGTGTTGAAAAATGGATGGCTCCTAAAAAG AGCAGTATGCCTCTTCTGTTCTTCCCTTCAAAGGGAGAGTTATTGCCAGAACCACTTGGCGTGGTTCTTATTTTTTCATCTTGGAACTTTCCGATCG TGTTGGCTTTGGATCCAATAATTGGGGCAATATCTGCTGGAAATGTTGTTCTGATAAAACCATCAGAGCAAGCTCCAGCATGCTCTTCTTTTCTTGCGAACACTATTCCTCGCTACTTGGATACTAATGCCGTAAAGGTCGTTGAGGGTGGAGGAGATGTCTGTGAAAAACTTCtgcaacataaatttgacaaaataTTCTTCACTG GAAGTCCAAGAGTGGCAAGCATAGTTATGACTTCTGCTGCAAGAAATTTAACTCCTGTGACTCTAGAGCTAGGTGGAAAATGTCCTGCTATATTTGATTACCTTTCCAATCCTTCAGATTTTAAG ATGGCAGTGAAAAGAATAGTAGGAGCAAAGTGGGGAATCTGTAGTGGACAAGCATGCATAGGAATCGATTATGTGCTTGTTGAGGAGAAGCACTCATCTGAATTG ATTGAACTATTAAAGAAGTTTGTGAGAATATTTTATGGTGATAACATGATAGAGTCAAAGGTACTGTCAAGAATAGTAAACAAACAGCACTTTCAAAGACTGTGCAATCTTCTCAAAGACCCTCTTGTTGCTGCTTCAATAGTTCATGGTGGTTCAGTTGATGAAGCAAACCT GTTTATTGAGCCAACAATCTTGTTAGATCCACCACTAGATGCTGAAATCATGACAGAAGAAATCTTTGGTCCATTTCTTCCAGTGATCACA GTGAACAAAATTCAGGAAAGTATTGAATTTATAAACTCAAAACCAAAACCTCTTGCCATCTATGCATTCACCAAAAATGAAGCTTTCAAGAGAAAGATTGTATCAGAAACATCCTCAGGAAGTGTCACATTTAATGACACACTGGTTCAA TTTTTATGTGATACACTACCATTTGGAGGTGTTGGACAGAGTGGTATTGGTAGGTACCATGGAAAATACTCCTTTGACACATTCAGCCATGAAAAAGCTGTAATGCATAGATACCTTTGCCTTGAAATTGAACCAAGGTATCCTCCATGGAGTAAATTTAAGCTAGAATTTATCAGATTGGCATACAGGTTCAACTACTTTGGACTAGCACTACACATGTTGGGCTTGAAAAAACAGAACTAG